Proteins encoded within one genomic window of Theobroma cacao cultivar B97-61/B2 chromosome 7, Criollo_cocoa_genome_V2, whole genome shotgun sequence:
- the LOC18595021 gene encoding F-box protein At4g22280, with protein sequence MAKQARMEGVDRISNLPDPILSHILSFLPTKEAVATSILSTRWSKIFSQISNLNLDDHCKRRKSDSYSFMNFVDRVLFYRIGVVDKFHLKCGDSIDSYRVDGWIRYALLNRVRELDLCLKVKELNMVPLGVFTCKTLEVLRLDIYSKSNIVLKLPVEICYPSLKILHLSGIEFSDDDSIQRLFSGCSVLEELVVDRCNLKHRCKFNVSSPTLQRLTIAYTKGYYQDYEIVIDAPSLVYFKCCHLPKSFLLKNLNSLVEACVDFGTVFDCYDSFVYYNKAATDLFKGISNVQSLHLSGIFAEVFLQVSNIIPELPKLTYLNLDGYFFVGWERVLPDLLACFPGLEALVFKVNQHYSCDISRVKFPAKAFPAFLWSQLRTFKILSFKGQKNEFQMVEYFLEYAQVLENFTVQTRERKQDAANWRSKITKKLSKLPKVSKKCKVWVV encoded by the exons ATGGCTAAACAAGCGAGAATGGAAGGTGTAGACAGGATAAGCAATTTACCAGACCCGATTTTAAGTCACATCCTATCGTTCCTTCCGACAAAAGAAGCAGTTGCAACCTCCATTTTGTCTACCCGGTGGAGTAAGATTTTTTCTCAGATATCTAATCTTAACTTGGATGATCATTGTAAAAGGAGGAAGTCTGATAGTTatagtttcatgaattttgtgGATCGAGTTCTGTTTTACCGCATTGGGGTTGTGGATAAATTTCATCTCAAGTGTGGAGACTCTATTGATTCCTACCGGGTTGATGGATGGATACGATATGCGTTATTGAACAGGGTTAGAGAGCTTGATTTATGCCTTAAGGTTAAGGAGTTAAATATGGTGCCTCTTGGGGTATTTACTTGCAAGACATTGGAGGTATTGAGACTGGACATATACAGCAAGAGCAATATTGTCCTGAAACTGCCTGTTGAAATTTGTTATCCTAGTCTCAAGATTCTCCATCTTTCCGGTATTGAATTTTCAGATGATGATTCAATTCAAAGACTCTTTTCTGGCTGCTCCGTGCTTGAGGAATTGGTTGTAGATAGATGCAACTTGAAACACAGATGTAAATTCAATGTCTCTAGCCCTACACTGCAGAGATTGACCATAGCCTATACTAAGGGCTATTACCAAGATTATGAGATTGTGATTGATGCCCCTAGCCTTGTCTACTTCAAATGCTGTCACCTACCAAAAAGCTTCTTGCTGAAAAATCTGAACTCTCTTGTCGAAGCATGTGTTGATTTCGGGACAGTTTTTGATTGTTATGACTCTTTTGTCTATTATAATAAAGCTGCAACTGATCTATTTAAAGGCATCAGTAATGTTCAATCACTTCATTTATCTGGTATATTTGCAGAG GTTTTCCTACAAGTTAGTAACATAATCCCCGAGTTGCCTAAACTGACTTATTTGAATCTTGATGGCTACTTCTTTGTTGGGTGGGAAAGAGTGCTTCCAGATTTACTGGCATGTTTTCCCGGTCTAGAAGCGCTTGTTTTTAAG GTCAACCAGCATTATTCATGCGACATCAGCAGAGTCAAGTTTCCAGCCAAGGCATTTCCTGCCTTTCTGTGGTCTCAACTTAGgacatttaaaattttgtcatTCAAAGGTCAGAAAAATGAGTTCCAAATGGTTGAGTATTTTCTCGAGTATGCCCAAGTTCTGGAGAATTTCACGGTACAGactagagaaagaaaacaggATGCAGCAAATTGGAGGTCAAAGATCACTAAAAAATTGTCGAAATTACCAAAAGTCTCCAAGAAATGTAAGGTCTGGGTTGTCTAA